A genome region from Anastrepha ludens isolate Willacy chromosome 3, idAnaLude1.1, whole genome shotgun sequence includes the following:
- the LOC128858152 gene encoding probable serine/threonine-protein kinase DDB_G0278509 isoform X1, producing MINSANTVDFKVMNHGNVLLQSEMVPLEKCKLVHTAKIPQSGGERFTTSYAIQTSLVDPYPYTAEKKHGADIQSAQTKEIHMQPQRVHVQHLQTHPNLQNNRWSSHTFYNLSKGTDRSTPKVCTTKTNHNNNLISKESAFSLSSNSNSNNNNNNNTNINNNISIPNTFKNIESSKDLPIVGNGPIRSIREVDAHRELSDRRMTSVYRTDYQENAFLRIEDVHNYAKLDRYSYSNESSNSSMHEEENEDEDEDLDEDLDDNNDDAATNYERYLRNSKQIAARKGKSVEEAQLNMGNMRVTRMETEETEHNVDVETVHTMQNDAGVAVASTPDHHARRPMNAFLIFCKRHRAIVKERYKSLENRAITKILGDWWASLDASDKKCFTNLAQQNKDAFFNANPNFKWYKLPAPPLRTLNTRPGNNERPVDQDDDIKSMMAMQNSGTMLPKYTTKSNNSFFKLADEAQMGELSALINGEGNNANSNMNQSALQQALGETSQFLNAYMPPNCEADGGQASKNRLLSENSFSSNGSEDDVLPKKSSRACKGKIYQELINSGQISAVSKKVKAPKSQSHAIGFTHQTVNPSHNCNQISLEGSNNIASICATLPISKNSVKIPETFAGECSHTNSDLLSFDLEEKIKELPALSLDLYLQRKRNTKKKKKFTSKKRHSNSASSSKNLGVVNVTSTAPTATTNKMREAQSHPAVGSQKRKARKESITRRDITAIENEIASVIPLAKSFSTINGCYYFNESAGSAISKSLLLGGMANSTVAMADNQRTNASFGNLSNDNISSTSDLFILAEVAANRTELTN from the exons ATGATCAACAGCGCGAATACAGTGGACTTTAAAGTTATGAATCATGGTAATGTCTTACTACAGTCGGAAATGGTGCCATTGGAAAAATGCAAGCTAGTGCACACTGCGAAAATACCTCAAAGTGGTGGAGAAAGATTTACTACGTCATATGCAATACAAACTTCCCTTGTTGATCCCTACCCATACACCGCAGAGAAGAAACACGGAGCCGATATTCAAAGTGCCCAGACCAAAGAGATTCACATGCAGCCACAACGTGTCCATGTACAGCATCTACAAACTCACCCCAATTTGCAGAACAACCGTTGGAGTTCGCATACGTTTTACAATTTAAGTAAGGGAACGGATAGGTCTACACCAAAAGTGTGTACAACTAAAACAAACCACAACAATAACTTAATTAGCAAAGAAAGTGCCTTTAGTttaagcagcaacagcaacagcaataacaacaacaataataatactaatattaataataacatCAGCATCCCAAATACTTTCAAGAATATTGAAAGTAGCAAGGACTTGCCAATAGTCGGCAATGGACCTATTCGGTCAATTCGAGAGGTAGATGCTCATAGGGAGTTAAGTGATAGGCGTATGACGTCCGTTTATAGAACTGATTACCAAGAAAATGCCTTTCTCCGCATCGAGGATGTGCACAATTATGCTAAGTTGGATCGTTATAGCTATTCGAACGAGAGTAGCAATAGCAGTATGCATGAGGAGGAGAATgaggatgaagatgaagatttaGATGAGGATTTGGATGATAACAATGATGATGCCGCTACAAATTACGAGCGTTATTTAAGGAATAGCAAGCAAATTGCCGCAAGGAAGGGGAAATCTGTTGAGGAAGCACAGCTGAATATGGGTAATATGCGAGTCACTAGAATGGAAACGGAGGAGACTGAACATAATGTGGATGTTGAGACTGTGCACACAATGCAAAATGATGCTGGAGTGGCGGTGGCAAGCACACCCGATCATCATGCGCGCAGGCCAATGAATgcttttctaatattttgtaaaCGTCATAGAGCCATCGTTAAAGAAAGATACAAGTCATTGGAGAATAG AGCAATCACAAAAATACTGGGTGACTGGTGGGCTTCCTTAGATGCCAGTGATAAAAAATGCTTCACGAATTTGGCGCAGCAG aATAAAGATGCATTTTTCAACGCGAATCCAAATTTTAAGTGGTACAAGCTGCCCGCTCCGCCACTTCGCACCCTAAACACTCGACCGGGCAATAATGAACGCCCTGTGGACCAAGATGATGACATCAAATCGATGATGGCAATGCAAAATAGCGGCACTATGCTACCCAAATACACAACCAAAAGCAACAATAGCTTCTTTAAACTAGCTGATGAAGCACAAATGGGCGAACTTAGTGCGTTAATTAATGGGGAAGGCAACAATGCGAACAGTAACATGAACCAGAGTGCATTGCAGCAAGCGCTGGGTGAAACATCGCAGTTTCTGAACGCCTATATGCCACCCAACTGTGAGGCAGACGGCGGTCAAGCGAGTAAAAATCGCTTGCTCAGTGAGAACAGCTTCTCCAGTAATGGCAGTGAAGATGATGTTTTACCTAAAAAATCATCACGAGCGTGTAAGGGGAAAATTTATCAAGAACTTATCAATTCGGGGCAGATTTCAGCTGTTTCGAAAAAAGTGAAAGCGCCCAAATCACAAAGTCATGCCATCGGTTTCACTCATCAAACTGTGAATCCGTCCCACAATTGTAATCAAATTTCGTTAGAGGGTTCCAACAATATTGCATCCATTTGTGCGACCTTACCCATATCTAAAAATAGCGTGAAAATACCTGAAACTTTCGCTGGGGAGTGTTCTCATACAAACAGTGATCTGTTAAGTTTTGATCTGGAAGAGAAAATTAAAGAACTGCCAGCTCTCAGCTTAGATCTATATTTGCAACGCAAACGtaatacgaaaaagaaaaagaaattcacaTCGAAGAAGCGGCATTCAAATAGCGCAtcaagcagcaaaaatttaGGGGTGGTAAATGTAACATCTACGGCACCAACAGCGACTACCAACAAGATGCGGGAAGCGCAATCACATCCGGCTGTGGgtagtcaaaaaagaaaagcgCGAAAAGAGAGCATCACGAGACGTGACATTACCGCTATTGAGAACGAGATCGCGTCTGTTATTCCATTGGCTAAGAGTTTCAGTACCATAAATGGCTGTTATTATTTTAATGAGTCGGCAGGTTCGGCAATATCAAAATCTCTGCTATTGGGGGGAATGGCAAACTCCACGGTTGCAATGGCAGACAATCAGCGAACCAACGCAAGTTTTGGCAATTTAAGCAATGATAACATTTCGTCTACCTCAGACTTATTCATTCTGGCCGAGGTTGCTGCCAATCGCACCGAACTAACAAATTGA